The Apibacter raozihei genome contains a region encoding:
- a CDS encoding efflux RND transporter periplasmic adaptor subunit, protein MKLRRIQIIALLFTAGSVIFTSCGGDKKSGAAAAGMANQVMPYPVKVVTTQTAVLTSDYPATIKGEQDIEIRPMVEGFIKTIHVDEGASVRKGQRLFTLDAPQYAQNVLSAEAAIKTATADLNNAQMDVEKITPLVEKGIVSKYQLEAAKFALQAKRAALNQAQTALANARTNLSYTNITSPVDGIVGAIPFRLGSLVGSTSTLTTVANTSNVYVYFSLNEKQLLDFLKDTPGANQAEKIRRAEPIQLILADGSEYSEKGRLETINGIVNTSTGSANFRANFPNPQGLLRSGSTGSIRINRTVKNAIVIPQKVTFELQGQTFVFVVQKDNKVKQVTINVTPASDGQSFIVNSGLNVNDKIVVNGIQNLKEGMEIKPQL, encoded by the coding sequence ATGAAACTCAGAAGAATACAAATTATAGCCTTGCTATTTACAGCCGGTTCTGTAATTTTCACATCCTGCGGAGGAGATAAAAAGTCGGGAGCCGCTGCTGCAGGTATGGCAAACCAGGTAATGCCTTACCCGGTTAAAGTCGTAACTACTCAAACTGCCGTACTAACCAGCGATTATCCTGCTACAATAAAAGGAGAACAAGATATTGAAATTCGTCCAATGGTTGAAGGCTTTATAAAAACCATTCACGTTGACGAAGGTGCTTCAGTTAGAAAAGGACAACGTTTATTTACATTAGATGCACCTCAATATGCTCAAAATGTACTAAGCGCAGAAGCAGCTATAAAAACGGCTACAGCCGATTTAAACAATGCCCAAATGGACGTTGAAAAAATTACTCCATTGGTTGAAAAAGGAATTGTAAGTAAATACCAGCTTGAAGCTGCAAAATTTGCATTACAAGCTAAAAGAGCTGCTTTAAATCAAGCACAAACTGCTTTGGCTAATGCAAGAACTAATTTATCTTATACAAATATTACTAGTCCGGTAGATGGGATTGTAGGAGCTATTCCTTTTCGTTTAGGTAGTTTGGTTGGAAGTACAAGCACATTAACTACCGTTGCCAACACTTCTAACGTATATGTATATTTTTCATTGAACGAAAAACAATTACTTGACTTTTTAAAAGATACTCCGGGAGCTAATCAGGCTGAAAAAATACGCCGTGCAGAACCCATTCAACTTATATTGGCTGATGGTTCAGAATACAGTGAAAAAGGAAGACTTGAAACCATAAACGGTATCGTAAATACTTCTACTGGTTCTGCTAATTTCAGAGCTAACTTCCCTAATCCTCAAGGATTATTGCGAAGTGGGTCTACCGGATCAATTAGAATAAACCGCACCGTAAAAAATGCTATCGTAATTCCTCAGAAAGTTACTTTCGAATTACAAGGACAAACTTTTGTATTTGTAGTACAAAAAGACAATAAAGTTAAACAGGTAACTATTAATGTAACTCCTGCCTCTGACGGACAATCATTTATAGTTAACTCTGGACTTAATGTAAATGATAAAATTGTTGTTAACGGAATTCAAAACCTTAAAGAAGGTATGGAAATCAAACCTCAACTTTAA
- a CDS encoding bifunctional 3-deoxy-7-phosphoheptulonate synthase/chorismate mutase type II — protein sequence MNIQDIKQDWIDQFEKPLIIAGPCSAESEKQVMEIAERLDKDYVQVYRAGIWKPRTKPGSFEGVGAIGLNWLKRVKDEFNMLTATEVANASHAKLALEFDVDYLWIGARSTVNPFTMQEIAEALRDTDKVVLVKNPVNPDLDLWIGGLERLAAQGIKNLGVIHRGFSSHNKSKYRNNPQWQIALELKDRLPNIPIIGDPSHIAGRRDLIAEVAQQAFNLEYNGLMVETHCNPDEAWSDAKQQILPETLKDILVDITLRKKNDSSDVFSTKLNRYRNEIDELDNQLLGLLASRMDVAKKIGNLKKEHNVAIYQPDRWNVLKKLAIRNGTRMGLSEEFLEHLLVSIHKESVDLQNEIMDK from the coding sequence ATGAATATACAGGATATAAAACAAGATTGGATAGACCAATTTGAAAAACCGTTGATTATTGCTGGGCCATGTAGTGCAGAAAGCGAAAAACAAGTAATGGAGATTGCCGAACGATTGGACAAAGATTATGTTCAGGTGTATCGTGCCGGTATCTGGAAGCCAAGAACTAAACCAGGAAGTTTTGAAGGGGTAGGAGCTATAGGTCTTAACTGGTTAAAAAGAGTTAAAGATGAGTTCAACATGCTTACAGCTACAGAAGTAGCAAATGCTTCTCATGCTAAATTAGCATTGGAGTTTGATGTTGATTATCTTTGGATTGGTGCACGATCTACGGTTAATCCTTTTACTATGCAGGAAATTGCAGAAGCATTAAGAGATACGGATAAAGTGGTTTTAGTTAAAAATCCGGTAAATCCAGATTTAGATTTATGGATTGGAGGACTGGAAAGACTGGCAGCTCAGGGTATTAAAAATTTAGGAGTTATCCACCGTGGATTTTCTTCACACAATAAATCTAAATACAGAAATAATCCGCAATGGCAGATTGCTCTTGAATTGAAAGATCGTTTACCGAATATTCCAATTATAGGAGATCCTTCTCACATAGCAGGAAGAAGAGATTTAATTGCAGAGGTTGCTCAGCAGGCTTTCAATCTTGAGTATAACGGATTAATGGTAGAAACACACTGTAACCCGGATGAAGCATGGAGTGATGCTAAACAGCAAATACTTCCGGAAACTTTAAAAGACATCCTGGTTGATATAACTTTACGTAAAAAGAATGATTCTTCTGATGTTTTTTCTACTAAGTTAAACAGATATAGAAACGAAATTGACGAATTAGATAACCAATTATTAGGATTATTAGCTTCCAGAATGGATGTAGCTAAAAAAATCGGTAATCTTAAAAAAGAACATAACGTAGCCATTTATCAGCCGGATCGTTGGAATGTACTTAAAAAACTAGCAATTCGTAATGGTACCCGTATGGGATTATCTGAAGAATTTCTAGAACATTTGTTAGTTTCCATTCATAAAGAATCGGTGGACTTACAGAACGAAATTATGGATAAATAA
- a CDS encoding efflux RND transporter permease subunit has protein sequence MLKIFIERPVLSTVISIIIVILGILGIISLPVAQYPEIAPPTVQVTANYPGANADVVMKSVIIPLEEQINGVENMTYMTSSAGNDGSASITVYFKQDANPDIAAVNVQNLAARANSLLPAEVTRNGVIVQKTQSSNIVFMALISKSKNYDQKFLQNYANINILPQIKRITGVGDAQARGSNTYSMRIWLKPDVMATYGVTPSDISGILAEQNIEAAPGTLGQNSNQTFEYTLKYTGRLVSAEQFQNMVLKSLPNGDVLRLKDVAKVEVGSESYLVTSTVNGYPSVVISIAQTAGSNAQQIIKEVEKTMDEAKSSFPPGIETVFMMNANDFLDASIDKVLHTLVEAFILVFIVVLVFLQDLRSTLIPAISVIVAIVGTFFFLLIFGFTINILTLFALILAIGIVVDDAIVVVEAVHAKLEGGMKDAKKASLHAMDEIAGAIIAITLVMAAVFIPVSFIGGTSGVFYKQFGLTLAVSIILSAVNALTLSPALCAIFLKPHSDEHKTGFVQKLKDGFNGAFDNMTQKYKKVLVWTSKAKWVVFAIILGFCGILYFLMQTTPTDFVPQEDSGFILSDISLPPASTLEQSTAIANQVNEIAKGIDGVNNIAQLNGISFISGVGGNYAVVLIKLKPWNERPNIKIGDVVQQLFMKTGHIQGGRVIFFGAPTLQGFGLSNGFEFQLQDRTGGSIQKFYEASGKFLAALNQRPEIMYATTSFNPNYPQYEINVNVAKVKQAGLAVTDVLGALQGYIGGLYASNYNEFGKQFKVMIQADPKYRKNVEDLNGMYVRNSSGEMAPISGFITLKRVYGPQSLQRFNMFQSMPVNGQPNPGYSAGDAIKVINEVAAQTLPQGYSYEYSGMSREQVQNSGSQTVYIFLLCLIFVYFLLSALYESYILPLSILISLPIGLAGAFLFAKIFGITNNIYLQISLIMLIGLLAKNSILIVEYAVQRREHGMSIIDAAIDGAVARLRPILMTSFAFIFGLLPLMIASGAGAVGNRSIGTAAVGGMLIGTLIGLVVTPMLFVVFQSLQERFTSKPATVQGNSDDDDDDEIL, from the coding sequence ATGCTTAAAATATTTATTGAAAGGCCCGTTCTTTCCACAGTTATATCCATTATAATTGTGATTTTGGGAATTTTGGGAATTATATCCCTACCGGTAGCTCAGTATCCGGAAATTGCCCCGCCTACTGTACAGGTAACCGCTAACTATCCAGGAGCTAATGCTGATGTAGTTATGAAAAGTGTAATTATCCCTTTGGAAGAACAAATCAATGGGGTTGAGAATATGACTTACATGACTTCCAGTGCTGGAAACGATGGGAGTGCTTCCATAACCGTTTATTTTAAACAGGATGCTAACCCTGATATTGCAGCGGTAAACGTTCAGAATCTTGCTGCCAGAGCCAATAGCTTACTTCCTGCTGAGGTTACCAGAAACGGGGTAATTGTACAAAAAACACAAAGTAGTAACATTGTGTTTATGGCATTAATCAGTAAAAGCAAAAATTACGACCAGAAGTTTCTTCAGAATTATGCCAACATCAATATACTTCCACAGATAAAACGTATTACCGGTGTAGGAGATGCTCAGGCGAGAGGTTCAAACACCTACTCAATGAGAATATGGCTAAAACCAGATGTAATGGCTACCTATGGAGTTACTCCTTCTGATATTTCCGGAATATTAGCTGAACAAAATATTGAAGCAGCTCCGGGTACCCTGGGTCAGAACAGTAACCAGACCTTTGAGTATACTTTGAAATATACCGGGCGATTGGTAAGTGCTGAGCAATTTCAGAATATGGTTCTTAAATCCCTTCCTAATGGAGATGTATTACGTTTAAAAGACGTTGCTAAAGTAGAAGTAGGATCAGAAAGTTATTTGGTAACTTCTACTGTTAACGGATATCCTTCTGTAGTAATATCTATTGCACAGACTGCAGGTTCTAACGCTCAGCAAATTATCAAAGAGGTTGAAAAAACAATGGATGAAGCGAAAAGCTCATTTCCTCCGGGTATTGAGACTGTGTTTATGATGAATGCCAATGACTTCCTGGATGCCTCTATTGACAAAGTACTACATACGTTAGTGGAAGCATTTATCTTAGTGTTTATTGTGGTGCTGGTATTCCTTCAGGATTTACGTTCTACTTTAATACCTGCGATATCAGTAATTGTTGCAATTGTAGGAACTTTCTTTTTCTTATTAATATTTGGATTTACCATAAACATCCTTACTCTTTTCGCTTTGATTCTTGCCATTGGTATTGTGGTGGATGATGCTATTGTGGTCGTCGAGGCGGTGCATGCAAAACTGGAAGGAGGAATGAAAGATGCTAAAAAAGCTTCATTGCATGCAATGGATGAAATTGCCGGGGCTATTATAGCTATAACGTTAGTAATGGCTGCCGTATTTATTCCGGTTAGTTTTATCGGAGGTACTTCAGGGGTGTTTTATAAACAATTTGGTTTAACTCTTGCCGTTTCTATCATTCTATCTGCCGTTAATGCATTAACGCTGAGTCCAGCTCTTTGTGCCATATTCCTAAAACCTCACAGCGATGAGCATAAAACAGGTTTTGTACAAAAATTGAAAGATGGATTCAATGGTGCTTTTGATAATATGACTCAAAAGTATAAAAAAGTATTGGTTTGGACATCTAAAGCCAAATGGGTAGTATTTGCTATTATACTAGGATTTTGCGGAATCTTGTATTTTCTTATGCAAACCACTCCTACCGACTTTGTGCCACAGGAAGACAGTGGATTTATATTAAGTGATATCAGCTTGCCTCCGGCATCTACGCTAGAACAATCAACAGCTATAGCCAATCAGGTAAATGAAATAGCTAAAGGTATTGACGGAGTTAATAATATTGCCCAGCTGAATGGTATCAGTTTCATCAGTGGTGTCGGTGGAAATTATGCAGTTGTATTAATAAAACTAAAACCTTGGAATGAACGTCCGAACATTAAAATTGGTGACGTTGTACAACAATTGTTTATGAAAACCGGACACATACAAGGAGGTAGAGTAATCTTCTTCGGAGCTCCTACCCTTCAGGGATTTGGTTTATCCAATGGTTTTGAATTCCAGTTACAAGATCGTACAGGTGGTAGTATTCAGAAATTTTATGAAGCTAGTGGTAAGTTCCTTGCAGCTTTAAACCAACGACCAGAAATCATGTATGCCACCACATCATTTAACCCTAACTACCCGCAATATGAAATCAATGTAAATGTTGCTAAGGTTAAACAAGCCGGCCTTGCTGTTACTGATGTTTTAGGTGCATTACAAGGATACATCGGAGGATTGTATGCATCCAATTATAATGAATTTGGAAAACAATTTAAGGTAATGATTCAGGCAGATCCTAAATATAGAAAAAATGTTGAGGATTTAAATGGAATGTATGTAAGAAACAGCTCAGGCGAAATGGCTCCTATATCCGGTTTCATTACACTAAAACGAGTTTACGGACCCCAATCTCTTCAACGTTTTAATATGTTCCAATCCATGCCTGTAAACGGACAGCCTAATCCGGGATATAGTGCCGGAGATGCTATTAAAGTGATCAATGAAGTAGCAGCTCAAACACTCCCTCAGGGATACTCTTATGAGTACTCAGGTATGTCCAGAGAACAGGTTCAAAATAGTGGGTCTCAAACTGTATATATTTTCTTATTGTGTTTGATATTTGTATATTTCTTATTATCAGCATTATACGAAAGTTACATCTTACCACTATCTATTCTTATTTCTTTACCTATCGGATTAGCGGGTGCTTTCCTTTTTGCTAAAATATTTGGTATCACCAATAATATTTATTTGCAGATTAGTTTAATCATGCTTATCGGATTATTAGCTAAAAACTCTATCTTAATTGTGGAGTATGCCGTTCAGCGAAGAGAACATGGAATGTCTATTATTGATGCAGCTATTGATGGTGCTGTAGCCCGTCTTAGACCTATTTTGATGACATCATTTGCATTTATATTTGGTCTATTACCGTTAATGATAGCCAGCGGAGCTGGTGCTGTGGGTAACCGTTCCATTGGTACTGCGGCTGTCGGAGGTATGCTTATAGGGACTCTTATCGGTTTAGTTGTAACTCCTATGCTATTTGTTGTTTTCCAAAGTTTACAGGAAAGATTTACCAGTAAACCTGCAACAGTTCAAGGAAATTCTGATGATGACGATGATGACGAAATATTATAA
- a CDS encoding mechanosensitive ion channel family protein, with amino-acid sequence MNILQVAQETTPKEIVSSATLEKLMDKLIDLGYELGLKIITCLIVYYIGKFIIKWVEKLVHRILERKKIDQSVKSFLGSLVNITLTIMLIMSIIGILGIQTTSFAALIASAGLAIGMAMKDNLGNFAGGVMILFNKPIKIGDYISAQGQEGTVKSIGILYTLLTTADNKTVFIPNGPLSTGNILNFSTQEQRRIDIIVGVDYGTSLSQVKEILNSIISSNPSILQSPVPFVGLQKLNDSSIDFVIRVWAESSEYWNVYYYLNENIYERFTKENINIPFPQLTVHMAGNTTENK; translated from the coding sequence ATGAATATACTTCAAGTAGCACAAGAAACTACCCCAAAAGAAATTGTAAGTTCTGCCACACTGGAAAAATTAATGGATAAATTAATCGATTTGGGTTATGAATTAGGGTTAAAAATTATTACCTGCCTAATTGTTTATTACATTGGTAAATTCATAATTAAATGGGTTGAAAAACTTGTACACAGAATTCTTGAAAGAAAAAAAATAGATCAATCCGTTAAGTCATTTTTAGGAAGTCTGGTAAACATCACATTAACAATTATGTTGATAATGTCTATTATTGGCATTCTTGGAATACAAACCACTTCATTTGCCGCTTTAATAGCATCTGCTGGCTTAGCTATAGGTATGGCTATGAAAGATAATCTGGGAAATTTTGCCGGAGGGGTGATGATATTATTTAACAAACCCATAAAAATCGGTGACTATATTTCAGCACAGGGCCAAGAAGGCACAGTTAAATCCATCGGTATATTATATACTTTGTTAACTACAGCAGACAATAAAACAGTATTTATTCCTAACGGTCCTCTTTCTACTGGTAATATTTTAAATTTTTCTACTCAGGAACAACGAAGAATTGATATTATTGTTGGTGTTGATTATGGAACTTCTCTCTCCCAGGTAAAAGAAATTTTAAACAGTATAATAAGCTCTAACCCTTCAATTTTACAATCACCAGTACCATTTGTAGGTTTACAAAAACTAAATGACAGCTCTATAGATTTTGTTATAAGAGTATGGGCTGAGTCATCTGAATACTGGAATGTTTATTACTATCTTAATGAAAATATTTATGAACGGTTCACCAAAGAAAATATTAATATTCCATTCCCTCAATTGACGGTGCATATGGCTGGCAATACAACAGAAAATAAATAA
- a CDS encoding efflux transporter outer membrane subunit produces the protein MKIQPIQYITVLILAGALTSCVTAKYERPEITDNKLYRDMEIKDSTTIADIPWREYFKDVELQNLINEGLQNSYDLQIAVARIKQAEAGLYSAKLGYLPTLSANGSYTSSKLNNTQGFGLRTHTEVFQLGASASWELDVWGKITSAKKAALATYLQSDAYKRVVQTSLVSNIANNYYSLLALDEQLKITNNTIKLLEENVKTMEYLKEADIVTGAAVEQSKALLYSTQVSVPDLVQNIKSLENAICLLLGRTPSTISRSSMGQQVIPTQMDYGVPAQLLSKRPDVMMYEYAYRAAFENTNVAKASMYPSLTLTGNAGYSTLKNLNNFFDYSNLFASVVGGLTQPIFNQGKLRAQLRANQAAQEEALLNFKNSVLNSSVEVSNALFAYEQAKSKDTNRGLQIASLQNSVDYTKELLIYSSANYTEVLTAEQNLLSAKLSQVNDKLQQLQASINLYKALGGGVN, from the coding sequence ATGAAAATCCAACCAATTCAATATATTACCGTATTAATTCTGGCAGGAGCGCTAACTTCATGCGTGACTGCCAAATACGAAAGACCAGAAATTACAGATAATAAACTGTACAGGGATATGGAGATTAAAGATAGTACCACTATTGCTGACATTCCCTGGAGAGAATACTTTAAAGATGTAGAGCTTCAAAATCTGATCAATGAAGGGTTACAGAACAGTTATGATCTACAAATAGCTGTTGCTAGGATTAAGCAGGCTGAAGCAGGTTTATATTCTGCTAAATTAGGATATCTGCCCACGTTAAGCGCTAATGGCTCTTATACAAGCAGCAAGCTTAATAACACTCAAGGTTTTGGTTTAAGAACCCATACGGAAGTATTTCAGTTAGGGGCTTCTGCCAGCTGGGAACTTGATGTTTGGGGCAAAATAACCAGTGCTAAAAAAGCTGCATTGGCAACATATTTACAAAGTGATGCATACAAACGTGTTGTTCAAACTTCTTTGGTATCTAACATAGCTAATAATTATTATTCTCTTTTAGCTTTAGATGAGCAGTTGAAAATTACCAATAATACAATTAAGCTTCTGGAAGAGAACGTTAAGACTATGGAGTACTTAAAGGAAGCAGATATTGTTACGGGAGCTGCTGTAGAACAAAGTAAAGCTTTACTTTATTCCACACAGGTGAGTGTACCTGATTTAGTGCAAAACATTAAATCTTTGGAAAATGCAATTTGTCTGCTTTTAGGACGTACACCAAGTACTATTTCCCGATCATCTATGGGTCAACAGGTAATACCTACTCAAATGGATTACGGTGTTCCCGCTCAGCTTTTATCTAAGAGACCGGATGTAATGATGTATGAATATGCCTACCGGGCTGCATTTGAAAACACCAATGTTGCTAAGGCTTCAATGTATCCTTCCTTAACTCTTACAGGAAACGCTGGGTATTCAACATTGAAAAATCTAAATAACTTTTTTGATTATTCGAATCTGTTTGCAAGTGTTGTTGGTGGGTTAACCCAGCCTATTTTTAATCAAGGGAAATTAAGAGCCCAGCTAAGAGCTAATCAGGCTGCACAAGAAGAAGCTTTATTGAATTTCAAAAATTCAGTATTGAATTCCAGCGTTGAAGTTTCTAATGCTCTTTTTGCTTATGAACAAGCAAAAAGTAAGGACACCAACAGAGGACTTCAAATTGCTTCTCTTCAAAATTCAGTTGATTATACCAAAGAGTTATTGATTTACAGCAGTGCTAATTATACTGAGGTTTTAACTGCAGAACAAAATCTGCTAAGTGCCAAACTAAGTCAGGTTAATGATAAGTTACAGCAACTTCAGGCTTCTATAAATCTATATAAAGCTTTAGGAGGAGGTGTAAACTAA
- the rsgA gene encoding ribosome small subunit-dependent GTPase A: MKQALVTKSTGSWYLIKDISTNEVYEARIRGKFKKEKIRNTNPLAVGDKVEYELEETSVAWITKIYPRKNYLIRKSVNLSKETHILAANIDLACIIFTTRNPQTSLGFLNRFLITCEAYEIPVLLVFNKIDLLTEIEKEEQNEIIGIYKNIGYDTLEISAEKMINIDKLKERVKNKTTVFFGHSGSGKSSTINSLQPDLSLKTASVSGYNEKGKHTTTFAQMYDWSFGGSIIDIPGVKEFELVDVKREELQDYFPEIFKERENCRFSNCLHINEPHCAVVKAVEEGSISKKRYQNYLKIMEDLK, translated from the coding sequence ATGAAGCAGGCCCTGGTCACAAAATCAACGGGAAGTTGGTACCTTATAAAGGATATATCCACAAATGAAGTTTATGAGGCTCGTATTCGTGGGAAATTTAAAAAAGAAAAAATAAGGAATACCAATCCTTTAGCAGTGGGAGATAAGGTTGAGTATGAACTGGAAGAAACTTCAGTGGCATGGATAACAAAAATTTATCCAAGAAAAAACTACCTCATTCGAAAATCCGTTAATCTTTCTAAAGAAACCCATATACTTGCGGCAAATATAGATTTAGCCTGTATCATATTCACCACTCGAAATCCTCAAACATCCTTAGGGTTTTTAAATCGTTTTCTAATCACTTGTGAAGCTTACGAAATTCCAGTTCTTCTGGTATTTAATAAAATTGATTTATTAACAGAAATTGAAAAGGAGGAACAAAATGAGATTATCGGTATTTATAAAAATATTGGTTATGATACCCTGGAAATTTCTGCAGAAAAAATGATAAATATAGATAAACTGAAAGAAAGGGTTAAAAATAAAACAACCGTATTTTTTGGTCATTCCGGAAGCGGAAAAAGTTCAACCATTAACTCGTTGCAGCCTGATTTATCATTGAAAACAGCTTCGGTATCCGGATATAATGAAAAAGGGAAACATACTACAACTTTTGCTCAGATGTATGATTGGAGTTTTGGCGGAAGTATTATTGACATACCGGGAGTGAAGGAATTTGAGTTGGTAGATGTGAAAAGAGAAGAACTTCAGGATTATTTTCCTGAAATATTCAAAGAAAGGGAAAATTGCAGGTTCAGTAATTGTTTACACATCAACGAACCACACTGTGCAGTTGTTAAAGCGGTAGAAGAAGGGAGCATATCGAAGAAAAGATATCAGAATTATCTTAAAATAATGGAAGATTTAAAGTAA
- a CDS encoding 2Fe-2S iron-sulfur cluster-binding family protein, with protein MSDVKITIIDREGNKHEVEAPTDMSMNLMEVIRAYELAPEGTIGTCGGMAMCASCQVYVLNENQPLPEMGDEEEAMLSEAFNVKENSRLGCQLAITEDLEGLEVEIAPEY; from the coding sequence ATGTCAGATGTAAAGATTACTATCATAGACAGGGAAGGAAATAAACACGAAGTGGAAGCACCTACCGATATGTCTATGAATTTGATGGAAGTTATACGTGCCTATGAACTGGCTCCTGAGGGTACTATAGGTACTTGTGGAGGAATGGCAATGTGTGCTTCCTGTCAGGTATATGTGCTAAACGAAAACCAGCCGCTTCCTGAAATGGGAGACGAAGAAGAAGCTATGTTATCAGAAGCCTTCAATGTCAAAGAAAACAGCCGTCTCGGTTGCCAGTTAGCTATAACGGAAGATTTAGAAGGGCTGGAAGTGGAAATAGCTCCGGAATATTAA
- the rbfA gene encoding 30S ribosome-binding factor RbfA, giving the protein MESNRQKKINQLLQEELAEIFRKQSADIGQGILISTTGVKVSPDLGTAKVYLSIFPQKYRDPLMKEITALQSQIRKILGKKLAKQLRQIPELSFYLDTTLDDVEKIERALKGEDENPIL; this is encoded by the coding sequence ATGGAAAGTAATAGACAAAAAAAAATTAATCAGTTATTGCAGGAAGAATTAGCAGAAATTTTCCGTAAGCAGTCAGCCGATATAGGTCAGGGAATTCTTATTTCGACCACTGGAGTTAAAGTTTCACCGGATTTAGGAACAGCTAAGGTTTATCTTAGTATTTTTCCTCAAAAATATAGGGATCCTCTTATGAAAGAAATTACTGCATTGCAATCACAAATACGAAAAATTTTAGGCAAAAAACTTGCTAAACAGTTGCGACAAATTCCTGAGTTGTCTTTTTATTTAGATACCACTTTAGATGATGTGGAAAAAATAGAAAGAGCTTTAAAGGGAGAAGATGAAAACCCTATTTTATAG
- a CDS encoding MarR family winged helix-turn-helix transcriptional regulator — protein sequence MQTDYKEFFSNITDNDKTGFLLWKVNNYWQRAFKKNFRELDITHSQLLLLFGILWGETHHLEVTQKDLSDKAGIDPMTTSTVLRTLQKKGWIKRKFNKKDSRTRLIYITDEGKKIVDHAGIIIKEFNNSFFEALKEHQKQFQENLITLLMSDEDTKKEFINNHPEEFKKYNINIEK from the coding sequence ATGCAAACAGATTATAAAGAATTTTTTTCCAATATAACCGACAATGACAAAACAGGTTTTCTGCTTTGGAAAGTCAATAATTATTGGCAAAGAGCCTTTAAAAAAAATTTTCGAGAACTGGATATAACCCATAGCCAGCTTTTGCTTTTATTCGGAATTTTATGGGGAGAAACCCATCACTTGGAAGTTACCCAAAAAGATCTCTCCGATAAAGCAGGAATAGATCCAATGACTACTTCAACCGTTTTGAGAACACTTCAGAAAAAAGGGTGGATTAAAAGAAAATTTAATAAAAAGGATTCCAGAACCCGTCTGATATATATTACAGATGAGGGTAAAAAAATAGTTGACCATGCCGGAATAATAATTAAAGAATTTAATAACTCATTTTTTGAAGCATTAAAAGAACATCAAAAACAATTTCAGGAAAATTTGATAACCTTGCTTATGTCTGATGAAGACACAAAAAAAGAGTTTATTAACAATCATCCGGAAGAATTTAAAAAATATAATATTAATATCGAAAAATAA
- a CDS encoding TIGR02757 family protein has protein sequence MEDLSVVKYFLDEKVEQYNHVEFIEPDPVSVPHGFSLKEDIEISGFLAATIAWGNRKSILKSAGKIIKYLDNQPFDFIMNHTSADLKKIQGSVHRTFNSDDLVFFIKSLQNIYVNKGGLEKVFAVKENEVNTYHALERFRNVFFEIEHSLRTRKHISSPARNSSAKRLSMFLRWMVRKDNKGVDFGIWNSIKPSQLVCPLDVHSGNTARMLKLLNRTQNDWKSVLELQENLVTLDKEDPSKYDFALFGLGVFEQFSSNK, from the coding sequence ATGGAGGATCTTTCAGTAGTAAAATATTTTTTAGATGAAAAGGTAGAACAATATAACCATGTGGAATTCATAGAGCCGGATCCGGTAAGTGTTCCACATGGGTTTTCTTTGAAAGAAGATATTGAAATCTCAGGATTTTTAGCAGCTACCATTGCCTGGGGAAATCGTAAGAGCATACTTAAAAGCGCAGGTAAAATAATAAAGTATTTGGACAACCAGCCGTTTGATTTTATCATGAATCATACTTCGGCAGATTTAAAAAAAATACAGGGAAGCGTACACCGTACATTCAACTCCGACGATTTGGTTTTCTTTATAAAATCACTTCAAAATATATATGTAAATAAAGGAGGGCTTGAAAAAGTATTTGCTGTCAAAGAAAACGAGGTTAATACGTATCATGCTTTGGAACGTTTCAGGAACGTTTTTTTTGAAATAGAGCATTCATTGAGAACACGTAAGCATATAAGCAGTCCGGCACGTAATTCTTCGGCCAAGCGACTGAGTATGTTTCTTAGATGGATGGTTAGGAAAGATAATAAAGGAGTGGATTTTGGCATTTGGAACAGTATTAAACCGTCTCAATTAGTTTGTCCTCTGGATGTACATTCGGGAAACACGGCGAGGATGCTAAAATTGTTAAACCGTACACAGAATGATTGGAAATCTGTTTTGGAATTGCAGGAAAACCTGGTAACTTTAGACAAGGAAGATCCTTCCAAGTATGATTTTGCCCTTTTTGGATTAGGGGTATTTGAACAATTTTCTTCCAATAAATAA